In the genome of Gordonia rubripertincta, one region contains:
- a CDS encoding DUF3427 domain-containing protein codes for MHDPLVPGIYESVLTERLRRRIAASELEAEQTALAKNDEPHVFAQHIAIAVERHLANIHDDQRRDAANGIIAALDDASDDALVRSDLVTSVHAPGATAPLRPATPLSEVALLTNTRDEPNMASEIARELESADRVDLLCAFIRFAGVAVIRRQLDALRDRGVQPRVITTTYRGATERRALDELVSRYGAEVRVRYETASTRLHAKAWLFRRNSGFDTGYVGSSNLSRSALVDGLEWNVRISNVATPNLVRKFEATFDTYWNDPAFIPYDPEVDGARLDKALAAAGGTRSTDAITISGLDVQPYPHQERILEALEVAREVHDQHRNLVVAATGTGKTVVAALDYKRLCESAGRSLSLLFVAHRKEILEQSLRKYREVLGDGDFGELYVDGHRPTQWKHVFASIQSLNSRNTPTFDPADFDVVVVDEFHHAAAETYKALLSRIASAELLGLTATPERSDTLDILGWFGGRPTYELRLWDALEQDLLCPFHYFGIADNTDLRNIVWSRGDYRVSDLEKVYTGNDARTRLILNAVRDHVADPLSMRALGFCVSIAHAEYMAHSFSKQGVPATAISADTTRVDRAQAFADLRNGTVKCLFAVDVFNEGVDIPDVDTLLMLRPTQSATVFLQQLGRGLRRSRNKAVLTVLDFIGHHRAEFNFAPRFTAVTGVRGKHLLDEISGGFPYLPGASRIVLDRQSQKIVLDSIKRALPSNRRAALVSSVRETNTVVLGEYLDATGTELSDIYAGSGTRAWTRLLRDAQLLTTDAGPDEDSLARRVRALAHVDDPERIALYRRMVEPDAPSYQDLSPREQVLARMLFFTLWSDLGGFTSYDAGFHYLRAHRTLCVEIGQLFDVTTAKIDHVPRAINHNSDDMPLYTHTHYRREEVLAAIGFANLQRKARGQAGGVTWYDDTGALFVTLHKNDREFSPTTMYRDYPISRDLFHWESPNNTAEDSEMGRRYIEQRSNGCNVLLFVRDRTDGDFGAEPYILLGNADYVSHRGERPIAITWKLRRPMPIDVFESGSVVAS; via the coding sequence GTGCACGATCCGTTGGTTCCAGGTATCTATGAATCCGTCCTGACCGAAAGGCTGCGCCGACGCATCGCGGCCTCGGAGCTAGAGGCGGAACAGACCGCATTAGCAAAGAACGATGAGCCGCATGTCTTCGCACAGCACATCGCAATCGCGGTCGAACGACACCTCGCAAACATCCACGACGATCAACGTCGCGACGCCGCCAACGGGATCATCGCCGCGCTGGATGACGCATCCGACGACGCCCTCGTCAGATCCGACCTTGTGACCTCAGTTCACGCACCAGGGGCTACAGCGCCATTGCGACCGGCGACACCGCTTTCCGAGGTAGCGCTGCTGACTAACACCCGCGATGAGCCGAACATGGCGAGCGAAATCGCGCGAGAACTCGAAAGTGCTGACCGCGTCGACTTGTTGTGCGCGTTTATCAGATTCGCGGGTGTCGCGGTCATCCGACGCCAGCTAGATGCACTCCGGGATCGAGGCGTCCAGCCGCGGGTCATCACGACGACCTACCGTGGTGCGACCGAACGTCGAGCTCTCGACGAACTCGTGTCCCGCTACGGGGCTGAGGTTCGGGTTCGCTACGAAACCGCATCGACCCGCCTTCACGCGAAGGCTTGGCTCTTCCGACGAAACTCCGGCTTCGACACCGGATACGTTGGCAGTTCGAACTTGTCTCGCTCCGCGCTCGTCGACGGGCTCGAATGGAACGTTCGGATCTCCAACGTTGCTACCCCGAACCTGGTCAGGAAGTTCGAGGCCACGTTCGACACCTACTGGAACGATCCGGCGTTCATCCCTTACGACCCAGAAGTCGACGGTGCCCGGCTGGACAAGGCGCTGGCCGCGGCCGGAGGTACTCGGTCGACCGACGCAATCACGATCTCCGGACTCGACGTCCAGCCCTACCCCCACCAGGAACGGATCCTTGAAGCGCTGGAGGTTGCTCGCGAGGTCCACGATCAGCATCGCAACCTCGTGGTTGCGGCGACCGGGACGGGTAAGACGGTCGTCGCGGCGCTCGACTACAAGCGACTCTGCGAGTCGGCTGGGAGATCATTGAGCTTGCTGTTCGTCGCGCACCGGAAAGAGATCCTGGAACAATCCTTGCGGAAGTACCGGGAGGTACTGGGCGACGGGGACTTCGGCGAGCTCTACGTTGACGGGCACCGTCCCACACAGTGGAAGCACGTCTTCGCAAGCATTCAGTCTTTGAACAGCAGGAATACGCCAACGTTCGACCCCGCAGACTTCGACGTGGTTGTCGTGGACGAGTTCCATCACGCCGCAGCTGAGACGTACAAGGCGCTTCTCTCTCGGATCGCTTCCGCCGAACTTCTCGGTCTAACCGCAACCCCGGAACGATCCGACACCCTCGACATCCTCGGCTGGTTTGGTGGCCGACCGACGTACGAGCTACGTCTCTGGGACGCGCTCGAACAAGACCTGCTGTGTCCATTCCACTACTTCGGGATTGCAGACAACACCGACCTCCGCAACATCGTCTGGTCACGTGGCGACTACCGGGTCAGCGACCTCGAGAAGGTCTATACAGGCAACGATGCACGAACCCGGCTAATACTCAACGCCGTCCGTGACCACGTAGCGGACCCTCTGAGCATGCGCGCCCTCGGATTCTGCGTATCGATCGCGCACGCTGAGTACATGGCGCATTCGTTTTCGAAGCAGGGAGTCCCCGCGACCGCCATCTCTGCCGACACAACGAGGGTAGATCGAGCTCAAGCATTCGCTGATCTCCGAAACGGGACCGTCAAGTGTCTGTTCGCAGTTGACGTCTTTAACGAGGGCGTAGACATCCCTGACGTCGACACTCTGCTGATGCTTCGACCGACGCAGAGTGCGACTGTGTTTCTCCAGCAGCTAGGCCGTGGCCTCCGGCGCAGCCGAAACAAGGCAGTACTCACGGTGCTCGACTTCATCGGTCACCATCGCGCCGAGTTCAACTTCGCTCCGCGGTTCACCGCAGTGACCGGCGTGCGCGGGAAACACCTCCTCGACGAGATCTCTGGAGGCTTCCCCTATCTACCCGGCGCGAGTCGGATCGTACTCGACCGTCAGTCTCAGAAGATCGTCCTGGACTCCATCAAGCGGGCGCTACCAAGTAACCGCCGCGCCGCACTCGTATCGTCAGTCCGCGAGACGAACACGGTGGTCCTAGGTGAATACCTCGACGCCACAGGCACCGAGCTGTCAGACATATACGCAGGCAGCGGCACTCGAGCTTGGACACGGCTCCTGCGGGATGCTCAGCTTCTCACAACTGATGCGGGTCCAGACGAGGACTCGCTGGCACGGCGAGTCCGTGCCTTAGCGCACGTAGACGATCCCGAACGGATTGCGCTGTACCGCAGGATGGTCGAGCCCGACGCCCCTTCCTATCAGGACCTGTCGCCGCGTGAGCAGGTTCTCGCTCGAATGCTGTTCTTTACGCTGTGGTCAGACCTCGGTGGGTTCACTAGCTACGACGCCGGTTTCCACTACCTTCGTGCGCACCGGACCCTCTGCGTTGAGATTGGTCAGCTCTTCGACGTCACCACGGCGAAGATCGACCATGTCCCGCGTGCCATCAACCACAATTCGGACGACATGCCGCTCTACACCCACACCCACTACCGACGTGAGGAAGTACTCGCGGCAATCGGGTTCGCCAACCTACAACGAAAGGCGCGCGGGCAGGCTGGCGGTGTCACCTGGTACGACGACACGGGTGCACTCTTTGTGACGCTGCACAAGAATGATCGTGAGTTCAGCCCTACGACGATGTATCGGGACTATCCGATCTCGCGCGACCTCTTCCACTGGGAATCACCCAACAACACCGCCGAGGACTCCGAGATGGGTCGGCGGTACATCGAGCAGCGCTCCAACGGGTGCAATGTTCTCCTATTCGTTCGGGACCGAACGGACGGAGACTTCGGCGCGGAGCCGTACATCCTGTTGGGCAACGCCGACTACGTCAGCCACCGCGGCGAACGGCCGATCGCTATCACCTGGAAGCTGCGGCGGCCGATGCCGATCGATGTATTTGAGAGCGGATCGGTGGTGGCGAGCTGA
- a CDS encoding DUF2075 domain-containing protein, with product MAGVRKQITSESLVTTLFEQFAYEFGYNPSPGEVRSWERSLQVLVSDLEDAGLDKVEVLVEYRLPLTSKRADVILCGEHPKTGESSYVVVELKQWTRASRSAGTDSVVLLDGVLERLHPVEQVRRYCTHIADFIAALGGSTEQLAGVAYLHNASREGVAELWDFEQGETGRLFTGDRRGDFISFLKSKLSAANGAAAADQLMNSAVRPSKQLMALAAEEVQHREQFVLLDEQQVAYEDVMRAVRNASRSNTKEVVIIKGGPGSGKSVIALSLLGELSRQGRTSLHATGSSAFTQTLRKVAGARQPRVQRLFTYYNQFIDAEPNGVDVLICDEAHRIRETSTNRFTKATLRTGRPQVEELIDSARVPVFLLDEYQVVKPSERGSVAEIEGAAIRMGCKVTEVDLDGQFRCGGSRAYEHWVHRLLELEPGGPTKWEGDDAFEVHVDDAPSLIETRLRELLEEGFSARIAAGYCWEWSDPIKGGGLVDDVVVGDWKRPWNNKKATSHAGAPGTAFWAFDPAGFDQVGCVYTAQGFEYDYGAVIFGPDLVWRTDHWEARPEFSHDKQVKKGQGLSFEKAIKNTYKVLLTRGMRGMRMYSTDRETQDLLRSLVEGR from the coding sequence GTGGCCGGGGTGCGCAAGCAGATCACCTCCGAGAGCCTGGTTACTACTCTGTTCGAACAGTTCGCCTACGAGTTCGGATACAACCCGTCACCGGGTGAGGTCCGGTCGTGGGAACGCAGCCTGCAAGTTCTGGTGAGTGACCTCGAGGACGCGGGGCTCGACAAGGTCGAAGTCCTCGTCGAGTACCGCCTGCCACTCACCAGCAAGCGCGCCGACGTCATCTTGTGCGGTGAGCACCCGAAGACCGGTGAATCGTCCTACGTGGTGGTCGAGCTGAAGCAATGGACGAGAGCCTCGCGCTCGGCCGGCACCGACAGCGTCGTCCTCCTTGACGGTGTGCTCGAACGGCTACACCCGGTTGAGCAAGTGAGGCGGTACTGCACCCACATCGCCGACTTCATCGCAGCGCTGGGAGGAAGTACCGAACAGCTCGCCGGAGTCGCGTACCTGCACAACGCGTCGAGGGAGGGAGTCGCCGAGCTCTGGGACTTCGAGCAGGGCGAAACAGGGCGACTGTTCACGGGCGACCGACGAGGCGATTTCATCAGCTTCCTCAAGTCAAAGCTCTCGGCGGCGAACGGGGCTGCCGCGGCTGACCAACTGATGAACTCCGCTGTCCGACCCAGCAAACAGCTGATGGCGCTGGCGGCCGAGGAGGTTCAACATCGTGAACAGTTCGTGCTTCTCGACGAGCAGCAGGTCGCCTATGAGGACGTCATGCGCGCCGTTCGCAACGCTTCTCGAAGCAACACCAAAGAAGTCGTCATCATCAAGGGTGGACCAGGTTCAGGAAAGTCAGTCATCGCGCTCAGCCTTCTCGGTGAATTGTCGCGGCAAGGACGCACGAGTCTGCATGCAACTGGTTCGTCCGCGTTCACTCAGACGCTACGAAAGGTCGCAGGGGCCAGACAGCCTCGCGTGCAGAGGCTCTTCACGTACTACAACCAATTCATCGATGCCGAGCCGAATGGGGTCGACGTGCTTATTTGCGACGAAGCCCACCGCATCCGCGAGACCTCCACGAATCGCTTTACAAAGGCGACCCTCCGTACCGGCCGACCTCAGGTAGAGGAGCTGATTGACTCTGCCCGTGTGCCTGTATTCCTGCTCGACGAATACCAGGTGGTTAAGCCCTCGGAGCGCGGAAGCGTTGCGGAAATTGAAGGTGCTGCAATCCGAATGGGCTGCAAGGTAACCGAGGTCGACCTGGATGGACAGTTCCGTTGTGGCGGCAGTCGCGCCTACGAACACTGGGTGCACCGGCTTCTTGAGCTAGAACCCGGCGGGCCGACCAAGTGGGAGGGTGACGACGCATTCGAGGTCCACGTCGATGACGCCCCGTCGCTCATCGAGACAAGACTGCGTGAACTCCTCGAGGAAGGATTCTCCGCGCGGATCGCAGCCGGCTATTGCTGGGAGTGGAGCGATCCGATCAAGGGAGGCGGATTGGTCGACGACGTCGTGGTCGGCGATTGGAAGCGGCCATGGAATAACAAGAAGGCGACATCCCACGCTGGTGCTCCCGGTACCGCCTTTTGGGCATTCGATCCAGCTGGATTCGACCAAGTGGGATGTGTGTATACGGCGCAAGGCTTCGAGTACGACTACGGCGCCGTGATTTTCGGGCCTGACCTCGTGTGGCGGACGGACCACTGGGAAGCTCGGCCGGAGTTCAGCCATGACAAGCAGGTCAAGAAGGGGCAAGGGCTCTCGTTTGAGAAGGCGATCAAGAATACCTACAAGGTGCTCCTGACACGGGGCATGCGGGGGATGCGTATGTACTCGACTGACCGAGAGACCCAGGATCTATTGCGGTCGCTCGTAGAAGGGCGATGA
- a CDS encoding uracil-DNA glycosylase, with amino-acid sequence MAVNGRNADPAVVRDKHARIWEPHVAPLNELANRIADAEGLPHGYVPYADPDAGGVRARMLVLLDNPSTKAEAATGSGLLSLDNNDHTARNCREAYARHNVEWADVVHWNVVPFPVAGEKNGGSTPSERAQAVRWTREVVDLLPNLEIVLLLGAAARDGWKRARINLPGVYVPGGNIPHCSMRGLNTAGGRERFEGAIGDVAERLRAGAE; translated from the coding sequence ATGGCAGTCAACGGACGTAACGCAGACCCTGCTGTCGTACGAGACAAGCATGCTCGAATCTGGGAACCGCACGTCGCTCCACTCAACGAGTTGGCGAACCGCATCGCCGATGCAGAAGGACTCCCCCACGGATATGTTCCGTATGCCGACCCGGACGCCGGTGGTGTTCGCGCGCGGATGCTCGTGCTGTTGGACAACCCGTCCACGAAGGCTGAGGCCGCGACCGGCTCTGGACTCCTGAGCCTGGACAACAACGACCACACTGCGCGGAACTGCCGAGAAGCGTACGCGCGACACAACGTTGAGTGGGCTGACGTCGTGCATTGGAATGTCGTGCCATTCCCTGTCGCCGGCGAGAAGAACGGCGGGTCGACGCCGAGTGAACGGGCTCAGGCCGTTCGCTGGACACGTGAAGTGGTCGACCTTCTGCCCAACCTCGAGATCGTGCTCCTGCTCGGTGCGGCGGCGCGGGACGGATGGAAACGAGCAAGAATCAACCTGCCTGGCGTGTACGTACCGGGCGGCAATATCCCGCACTGTTCTATGCGTGGGTTGAACACTGCGGGCGGTCGGGAACGGTTTGAGGGCGCTATCGGTGATGTCGCCGAGCGTCTTCGGGCCGGTGCAGAATAG
- a CDS encoding TerD family protein — protein sequence MLRTRSGDEVYLLPSHRGWALVDVETSGLNASRDRVLSVAAIAVDRNGQTEAEYSSFFNPGCDPGPVHIHGLTPERLRGAPTFDSAVVQLHELLSGRTLVAHNANFDHGFLVGEAKRAGVTLPITHRLCTVTLTRRLQLDVPNAQLATLARHWQIPQRDAHNAVDDVRVLLEVFRRSLDLANNLGLQVPVVACGSTTRAYPGNVTRVPCPWTDPGRFDAGVGLVQGTKVVITGSTSLPRLELARRLTDAGLDVMNGVSGKTGLLIANTGVPDSRKLRVARDKGIPIVDEATAMRLVERVVPGTPKSVPVIEVLPQTASSRPSKQPVALPWSGRRVLVLGGDHTEAAAIRSRLTTLGATPAINFTAGVTHVLVLDGGHSDPRIRKAHDRQLPILESHHLETLAGDTPIGEPESAVATAAATRAQTPRNLTPGAVMDVPSDVTEFTVNVAWADTAAPIEVDVVAFELDRDHKVLSDDEFVFYNQPASPDGAVRLCIDGDREQGIAVDLPAVDVEIDRIMVGASIETATFGDVGALSVTVDSSELTFATAVLDAATTERSMIIAEIYRRNDVWRIRALGQGYDDSLAEFAVRHGVEVDD from the coding sequence GTGCTCCGCACGCGGTCAGGAGACGAGGTTTATTTGTTGCCGTCACATAGAGGCTGGGCTCTGGTCGACGTCGAAACGTCCGGCTTGAACGCAAGCCGCGATCGCGTACTGAGCGTCGCAGCCATCGCCGTCGACCGCAATGGACAAACCGAAGCCGAGTACTCGTCGTTTTTTAACCCGGGCTGTGATCCTGGCCCCGTGCACATCCACGGGCTCACGCCTGAGAGGCTCCGAGGCGCGCCCACCTTCGATTCAGCGGTCGTGCAACTACACGAGCTGTTATCCGGCCGAACTCTTGTGGCGCACAACGCGAACTTCGACCACGGATTCCTCGTGGGAGAAGCCAAGCGAGCTGGCGTGACTCTCCCGATCACTCATCGTCTGTGCACGGTAACCCTCACCCGTCGCCTGCAGCTCGATGTGCCCAACGCTCAGCTCGCGACGCTTGCCCGTCACTGGCAGATACCGCAGCGCGACGCCCATAATGCGGTTGACGACGTTCGGGTGCTCCTTGAAGTCTTTCGTCGCAGCCTCGATCTCGCGAACAACCTCGGCTTACAAGTTCCGGTCGTCGCGTGCGGTTCCACCACGCGTGCTTACCCGGGCAACGTGACCCGCGTGCCGTGCCCATGGACTGACCCTGGTCGGTTCGACGCCGGTGTCGGACTGGTCCAAGGCACCAAGGTCGTCATCACCGGATCAACCTCGCTGCCCCGTCTCGAGCTGGCTCGACGGTTGACCGACGCAGGCCTCGACGTGATGAACGGCGTCAGTGGGAAGACCGGTCTGCTGATCGCCAACACCGGAGTCCCAGACAGTCGAAAACTGAGGGTTGCCCGCGATAAGGGCATCCCCATCGTCGACGAGGCCACCGCTATGCGACTCGTCGAACGAGTGGTGCCGGGAACCCCGAAGTCCGTCCCCGTCATCGAGGTGTTGCCGCAGACCGCGTCGTCGCGTCCCTCCAAACAGCCGGTGGCTCTACCGTGGAGCGGTCGGCGAGTCCTCGTGCTCGGTGGCGACCACACTGAGGCGGCAGCCATCCGATCTCGCCTGACGACTCTAGGCGCCACCCCGGCCATCAATTTCACGGCCGGCGTGACACACGTCCTGGTGTTGGACGGTGGGCACTCGGATCCGCGGATACGAAAGGCCCACGACAGGCAGCTTCCGATACTTGAATCGCATCACCTCGAAACGTTGGCGGGCGATACACCCATTGGGGAGCCAGAATCCGCTGTTGCCACGGCGGCCGCAACCCGTGCGCAGACACCCAGGAACCTGACGCCTGGAGCGGTGATGGACGTTCCTTCCGACGTCACCGAATTCACGGTCAACGTCGCCTGGGCGGATACTGCTGCGCCGATCGAAGTGGACGTCGTCGCCTTCGAGTTGGACCGCGATCACAAGGTGCTTTCCGACGACGAGTTCGTCTTCTACAACCAGCCCGCCAGTCCGGACGGCGCGGTGCGCCTGTGTATCGACGGCGATCGGGAGCAGGGGATAGCGGTCGACCTCCCGGCGGTAGACGTCGAAATCGACCGCATCATGGTCGGCGCGTCGATTGAGACCGCCACCTTTGGTGACGTCGGAGCACTGTCGGTGACCGTTGACAGTTCCGAACTCACCTTCGCCACAGCAGTACTCGACGCCGCGACGACCGAGCGATCAATGATCATTGCCGAGATCTACCGTCGCAACGATGTCTGGCGAATTCGTGCGCTCGGACAGGGATACGACGACAGCTTGGCCGAGTTCGCTGTGCGGCACGGCGTAGAGGTGGACGACTGA
- a CDS encoding glycohydrolase toxin TNT-related protein (This protein contains a domain related to Tuberculosis Necrotizing Toxin, which is the C-terminal effector domain of outer membrane channel protein CpnT, and which has a lethal NAD+-glycohydrolase activity.), with product MALTAPIAVRPSSFSSAAEAFLQVHTDISRTLDALYVSLQSSDQMAGSDKSGREFAQSYDKTVNGEQSLLAGIALMGNACGKMAELLDASAVNHANVNNAIGLCTPANPSGNLKNLDTIPTLSVGTSFGGPGEPSNWEKLKEFIEGEIFPDGQPDKLEKAGDAWTRAATALRTHQSAVRSAIKPIAGESSAEVGPAQDQAAMIDQHLGEIAESCDAVAKLCNGFADEVRKTREEIGNLVEELACELLVAAAIGIALVLVTSGLSSLIATAAGVAKATQTGARIAGVIRALATAAGPVLRPVAYVLDPVAAAAGDLGALMGSRGAMFSMQLSKESIRAAELAAALEKIPVWAHDELKRAADPDVLRKALEADGVPKNLIDDAIANNPYRNMTPQQILDRYWDDARGTWAYPPNNGFEGGYKVADSIPAGTRLDRLGGDGGGFMGREGDSYSARALPPGKAGPYTEYVGTGNPLPANWEVRHGKIAEAFDQSGGGHQWVVVDKLTGKEVPVKKLIDADVIE from the coding sequence GTGGCCTTGACGGCACCGATCGCGGTCCGTCCATCGTCGTTCTCCTCCGCGGCTGAAGCCTTCCTGCAGGTCCATACCGACATCAGCAGGACTCTGGACGCACTGTACGTCTCGCTGCAGTCGAGCGACCAAATGGCAGGAAGCGACAAGTCCGGCAGGGAGTTCGCACAGTCCTACGACAAGACCGTTAACGGGGAACAGAGTCTCCTTGCGGGTATCGCACTGATGGGTAACGCCTGCGGCAAGATGGCCGAGCTGCTGGACGCATCTGCGGTCAACCATGCGAACGTCAACAACGCCATCGGGCTGTGTACTCCAGCCAATCCTTCAGGCAACCTCAAGAACCTGGACACGATTCCGACGCTGTCGGTGGGTACTTCTTTTGGCGGTCCGGGTGAACCGAGCAATTGGGAAAAGTTAAAGGAGTTCATCGAAGGCGAAATCTTCCCCGACGGACAACCGGACAAGCTAGAGAAGGCCGGCGACGCCTGGACCCGTGCGGCGACAGCACTCCGCACGCATCAAAGCGCAGTTCGGTCCGCGATCAAACCGATCGCCGGCGAGAGCTCTGCCGAAGTTGGACCAGCCCAGGATCAGGCAGCGATGATCGACCAACATCTAGGTGAGATTGCCGAATCTTGCGATGCAGTGGCGAAGCTCTGCAATGGGTTTGCTGATGAAGTACGGAAGACCCGCGAAGAAATCGGCAACCTCGTCGAAGAGTTGGCGTGTGAGCTACTGGTCGCGGCAGCCATCGGAATAGCGTTGGTGCTTGTCACCTCGGGGTTGAGTAGCCTGATCGCGACAGCGGCGGGCGTGGCGAAGGCTACACAAACGGGTGCCCGGATCGCGGGCGTGATCCGGGCCCTCGCGACCGCTGCCGGCCCAGTGCTCCGTCCGGTGGCGTACGTGCTGGACCCGGTTGCTGCGGCGGCTGGCGACCTCGGCGCGTTGATGGGTTCGCGTGGGGCGATGTTCTCCATGCAGTTGTCCAAAGAGTCAATACGGGCGGCGGAGTTAGCTGCCGCTTTGGAGAAGATCCCGGTTTGGGCACACGATGAATTGAAACGCGCGGCCGATCCTGACGTTCTCCGCAAGGCACTGGAGGCCGACGGGGTGCCGAAGAATCTGATAGACGACGCAATCGCGAACAACCCGTATCGCAACATGACACCGCAGCAGATCCTCGATCGATACTGGGATGATGCCCGAGGTACCTGGGCATACCCACCGAACAACGGATTCGAGGGCGGCTACAAGGTAGCCGACAGTATTCCTGCGGGCACGCGACTCGACCGATTGGGCGGAGACGGCGGTGGGTTCATGGGGCGCGAAGGCGACTCGTACAGCGCCCGAGCGCTTCCACCGGGCAAGGCTGGGCCGTACACCGAGTACGTTGGCACCGGAAATCCGCTGCCCGCGAACTGGGAAGTACGTCACGGCAAGATCGCGGAGGCATTCGATCAGTCAGGAGGCGGACACCAGTGGGTTGTGGTGGACAAGCTGACGGGCAAAGAAGTGCCAGTGAAGAAACTCATCGACGCAGATGTAATCGAGTAG